GTTTATGCGTGTAGAAGATGTAGATTATCAAAAAGGATCTGACGCAAATGGTAGAAATGTATTCTTTGCAGTTACTGGACGCGGACCAGGACAGGGAACTTACAACGACTGGGGAACTGTATATAAACTCGCTCTTGATGACAACAATCCACTAGAAGGAAAGCTTACTCAAATCATAAGTGGAAACACAGATACTAATAATCAAGACGGTAACCTTGCTGCATTACAAAGCCCAGATAACATCTGTGTAACAGAGAACTTTGTGTACGTACAGGAAGACCCTAACTCTTTCTCAAGAGGTCATGCTGCATATATTTATCAGTCAGACTTAAGCGGTACAAACGTACAGCAGGTACTTGAACTTGTAGTACGCCAGGATCTAGCAGATGATAACAGTACTGGTTTAAGTGGAGAATTTGGTGCACTTATAGACATCTCTGATAAAATAGGAGAGCCTAACACATTCCTATTAAACTTACAACCACACTACTGGAGAAGTGAAGATTTTAAAGCACTTGATGGTCACACTAACAGTGCTTATGAGGATAATCAAGCATCACAAGTTGTGTTGCTACGCGGTTTACCTAGGTAGATATAAGCCAATATTATTTTAATAAAGCGCAGTCTCATTTTTGGGATTGCGCTTTTACAATGAACATACTCGCATGAAAATCACTACAAATCAACCTTTTTACATACTGCTCTTAGTTATCTTCTCCCTATCACAAAGCTGTAAGAATGAAGTACCGGAATACGCTACACAAACTGTGGCAAATTGGGAAGCCTCAAGAACCATTTATCTACAAGAGATTACTAATGCTATTGCTGGAATAGATACACTAAAACAACTTCCTGTAACAGATCCAAAAGCTAAAGAAGTTTTCAAAACATTGCGCATAGCTTTCAAAAAAGCAGAACCTTATGCGTCGTACCTCAACCCTCCAGTAGGACACCGAGTAAATGGACCAGCATTACCTATTTATAAAGAGGATAATGAGAAAACTATGAATCCTGTAGGCTTACAAAAAATAGAAGAAAGCATTTATGAGGGAGAAACCTCTCAAGGCCAATATGACAAAGAGCTTACGGTCACTTACGGACTTTTACAAAATCTCAAAAAAAACATTGAGAAAAGAGAACTCAATGCTCCTAGGTATTTTACCGCAACTCACCAGCAATTACTGAGAGTACTGAGCTTTTCAATTGCAGGTTTTGATACACCTGTAAGTCAGCTAGGCATAAATGAAGGTGCTGTGTCCCTTCAAAATCTTCATGACACGTATCAAGCAAGTATTCAATCTATTATTCAAGCTAAGAACGAAGCACTAGACAAGCAATTCACTTTGCAAATTAATGAAGCCGTTACCTTTATTAATGAAAATAGTGACTACAATACCTTTGATCGTTATTCCTTTACACGCACCCACCTTACTCCTATCACACGTAGCTGGGTAGCTATCAGGAAAACTAGCGAACTTTGGGAAGGAAACCAGAGTACTCCATTTAACTTTGACGCTCCTACTTTTTTTGAAGACGATAGCTTTAATGTGAGCTTCTTCACCCCTAGTATCAACAAGAATCCTACAGATGAGCAAATCACTTTAGGAAAGAAACTATTTTTTGACGAAAAGCTATCCACTAGCGGTACGATGGCATGTGCAACTTGCCATGATCCAAAAAAGGCATATGCAGATGGTCTTGTTGTAAATAAAAGCAATACTGGTGAAGCACTGCAGAGAAACACGCCTACGCTGCTTAATACTGTGTTCCAACAAAACTTCTTTGCAGATGGCCGCTCTAATTCGATTATTGATCAAGTATCTGCGGTATTTACAAATGAGAAGGAGTTTAATACTAATGTGCATGAATTTTCTACAAGTATTCTAGAAGATCCTAGCTACTTAGAAATGTTTGAAAAAGCTTACGGCGGAGTATCTACGCGCAATACAGATGTAGTAAAGGCAATCTCTTCATATGTAAGCACGCTCAATAGTTTTGATTCAAAATTTGACCGTAATATGCGAGGAGATGAAGATACCTTTACAAAAGAAGAACAACTAGGTATGAACCTCTTCATGGGGAAAGCATTATGTGCCACGTGTCACTTTATGCCACTCACAAATGGCACTGTACCTCCATTTTTTGCAGAGACTGAACGCGAAGTTATTGGTGTTCCCGAAACAGCAGAAAACAAAGAACTCGATGATGATACTGGCTACTATTGGCGTTTTGAAGCAGAGCAACACAAAGGCATGTTTAAAACTCCCACAGTGCGCAACGCCGCGCTTACAGCTCCATATATGCATAATGGTGTATACACCACACTGGAGCAAGTAATGGACTTTTACAATCAAGGCGGTGGCGGCGGTCTAGGGTTTGACCTTCCGCATCAAACTTTGCCATTTGACAATCTTACACTCACTGATGAGGAACTTTCCGCATTAACTGCATTTGTAAAAACACTTACAGATGATAAGATAGAAGATAATTACTAGCAATTGCAAAAAGAAAATATCAACCAAAAAAAAGCCCATCGTAATCGGTGGGCTTTTTTTTATATAATGCAAAACGAGTAACTACTCTAATGGTTTTCCTGCAGAATTCCAATTATTAATTCCGCCTTCAAGATCATAAATCGTTGTAAATCCTGCTTCTTTTAGCTGTTGTGCACACTTGGCGCTTCTACCGCCTTTAGCACAATACACATAAACAGGCTTACTCTTATCTAGCGTTTCTATTTGAGATTGCCAGTTAGGGTTATTCATCTCAAAGTGCTTAGCATTTTCAAGGTGACCACGCTCCCACTCATTATCTCTACGTACGTCTACAAGTTGCGCTCCTGCAACTAATGCTTCCTTCTCAAAGGTGTCAACGTCAATCACAGTGATTACTTCTTGAGTAGCTAGACCGCTTACTTCTTTTTGAGAAGTAGCTTCATTACAACTCCACAGAGAAAAACAAAGCGTCATCGCAATGAGAGCGTATTTCAAACGCTGGCTATTCTCAATGCGCTGCATCCCAAGCATTATAACCACCTAGCAAGTTGTAAGTGTTGTTTAACCCTTTTTGTCCCATAAGAGCACATGCTTGTACACTGCGCACTCCTGAACGACAATACACATAATAGTTTTTACTCTTATCCAGTTTCTCTACCTCATCAAGGAATCCTTGACCTAGGTAAATATCAATATGTTTTGCTCCTTCTATCATTCCGTTTTCTACTTCTTCTTCTGTACGTACGTCTAGAATTACCGCATCTTTATCTTGAGCAATTTTCTCTTCCCATTGTGGGATTGTTAAATCTGTCATTGTTTAATATTTGTGCAATAGTACATATCTCTATGAGCCATCGCAATTAGTATTTGTTTAAAATTAGCTGAATTATGTCAATTTAATGCTAGAAGTATCTGCCTTTTTTATGGCACCATATCCACCTAGCACATTCACTACATTATTTATGCCATATGATCTTGCTATAGATGCATAAATAAGAGACCTATAACCACCTGCGCAATGTATGTGATAAGTATTACCTGCTTCAAGCGTGTGTGCATTAACGTGCACTTCATCTAGTCCCATATGTGGCAGTCCCTCTATATGACTTGTTGCATATTCTCCAGCTTTACGTACATCTAGCGGATTCTTGATATCGCCAGCAGCAATGCCATCTACAAATTCTTGAGCAGTTACTTCTGCTGTAGCAACTACCGTCCTGCCAGATTGCTCCCAAGCCTCTACTCCTCCTTCTAAGAATCCTAAACTATTATCATAACCTACTCTCGCAAGTCTCGTTACTACTTCCTCTTCAGTACCTTCTTCGGCGATAAAGATTATTTTTTGGTGAATATCTGCGATGAGTGCTCCTATCCACGGTGCAAACTGTCCTTGTAATCCTACAAACCAAGCTTGAGGTAATGACGCTTTCGCGAAAGCGGAAACACTTCTTGTATCCAGCACGAGTACCTCCATTTCATTTGCCAGTTTTTCAAACTGATCAGGAGTCAAAGCCGTTGTTCCTCTATTGATAATGGTATCAAAATCTGTATTTGCCTTCTTATTCATTGCCACATTATGTGGAAAATAAGCCGGCGGAAGCGTCAAGCCATCTGTGAGCTCTTTAATAAAGTCCTCTTTATT
The genomic region above belongs to Dokdonia sp. Dokd-P16 and contains:
- a CDS encoding rhodanese-like domain-containing protein yields the protein MTDLTIPQWEEKIAQDKDAVILDVRTEEEVENGMIEGAKHIDIYLGQGFLDEVEKLDKSKNYYVYCRSGVRSVQACALMGQKGLNNTYNLLGGYNAWDAAH
- a CDS encoding rhodanese-like domain-containing protein translates to MKYALIAMTLCFSLWSCNEATSQKEVSGLATQEVITVIDVDTFEKEALVAGAQLVDVRRDNEWERGHLENAKHFEMNNPNWQSQIETLDKSKPVYVYCAKGGRSAKCAQQLKEAGFTTIYDLEGGINNWNSAGKPLE
- a CDS encoding cytochrome-c peroxidase, with the translated sequence MKITTNQPFYILLLVIFSLSQSCKNEVPEYATQTVANWEASRTIYLQEITNAIAGIDTLKQLPVTDPKAKEVFKTLRIAFKKAEPYASYLNPPVGHRVNGPALPIYKEDNEKTMNPVGLQKIEESIYEGETSQGQYDKELTVTYGLLQNLKKNIEKRELNAPRYFTATHQQLLRVLSFSIAGFDTPVSQLGINEGAVSLQNLHDTYQASIQSIIQAKNEALDKQFTLQINEAVTFINENSDYNTFDRYSFTRTHLTPITRSWVAIRKTSELWEGNQSTPFNFDAPTFFEDDSFNVSFFTPSINKNPTDEQITLGKKLFFDEKLSTSGTMACATCHDPKKAYADGLVVNKSNTGEALQRNTPTLLNTVFQQNFFADGRSNSIIDQVSAVFTNEKEFNTNVHEFSTSILEDPSYLEMFEKAYGGVSTRNTDVVKAISSYVSTLNSFDSKFDRNMRGDEDTFTKEEQLGMNLFMGKALCATCHFMPLTNGTVPPFFAETEREVIGVPETAENKELDDDTGYYWRFEAEQHKGMFKTPTVRNAALTAPYMHNGVYTTLEQVMDFYNQGGGGGLGFDLPHQTLPFDNLTLTDEELSALTAFVKTLTDDKIEDNY
- a CDS encoding MBL fold metallo-hydrolase — protein: MILQQLYTKCLAQGAYFISSNGEGAIIDPLREVQPYLDLAAENKTTIKYIFLTHFHADFVSGQVDLAKATGATVILGPNAKAGYDYHSASDGELFILGDLSITTIHTPGHTMESTCYLLKDKQGKEEALFTGDTLFIGDVGRPDLAAKTDLTTQDLAGHLYDSLHHKIAPLSDDIIIYPAHGAGSACGKNMSSETSDTLGNQKQNNYAFKLNKEDFIKELTDGLTLPPAYFPHNVAMNKKANTDFDTIINRGTTALTPDQFEKLANEMEVLVLDTRSVSAFAKASLPQAWFVGLQGQFAPWIGALIADIHQKIIFIAEEGTEEEVVTRLARVGYDNSLGFLEGGVEAWEQSGRTVVATAEVTAQEFVDGIAAGDIKNPLDVRKAGEYATSHIEGLPHMGLDEVHVNAHTLEAGNTYHIHCAGGYRSLIYASIARSYGINNVVNVLGGYGAIKKADTSSIKLT